One region of Mugil cephalus isolate CIBA_MC_2020 chromosome 17, CIBA_Mcephalus_1.1, whole genome shotgun sequence genomic DNA includes:
- the srrm1 gene encoding serine/arginine repetitive matrix protein 1 isoform X4: MLCYSAISIATFLFLSPFVCVLQHPDSKMMQINLTGFLNGKNAREFMKDLWPLLLSAQENIAGIPSAFLEQKKEEIKQRQIEQEKLASLKKVDEDKKEKDKDNRERAQSKSPRRRKTRSPSPRRRSPVKRERKRSPSRSPRRKASPVSGSSPPPPLMQLPTKPSEQLVESDTPGSAMPEPVIQEASSTCDTVVEVVKADSVTEVKEPSPDKTHKKEERPRSREREKDTRRERPHHRSRSHSRSRRRRSRSRSFSPRRRPSPRRRMSPRRRSPPRRGPAGSRHRHRRSPVRRRRSRSASSSGSSSSGSRSPKKAMKRISNTPPRKPMHRPDTSISPAGKDRRSLSPRARRGRGSPSPPRSSGLKRRQGGRGDSPPDNIKPRLSEGSDSEEDKNDKGATADSVQQRRQYRRQNRQSSSDTGSSSSEDEGPKRPAAGPGARNGEVRRRRSRTPSPRRRHRDVSPRKRRSPSPPRRRRSPSPPRRRRSPSPPRRRSPSPPPRRRSASPRRYSPPIQRRYSPSPLPLQKRKLSSSPPKRSSPGAKRRSSRSPKRRSSPPPRRRSPPSSMSPPRHRRSPMLSSARPGRDTRSPLEATRRRSPSLGNRSHNIRGSRSPQGRFETSSTSPSNQRRKQSPSHSSKLIRRVSRTPEPRNNQRSSPSPQPLRRVSSRSVSPQPAAQKRPVPASASPSPSRSASASPPPAKKASSGSGSRSPSKTSDADNSGKKKKKKKEKKHKKEKKHKKHKKHKKEKSAGTAAGDGQENQAVEEDGESKKESDSEVDDSLDDLEKHLREKALRSMRKAQLSPSQMS, from the exons ATGTTATGTTATTCAGCTATTTCAATAGCcacgtttctttttctctcccccttcgtgtgtgtgttgcagcacCCGGATAGCAAAATGATGCAGATCAACCTGACAGGCTTCTTGAATGGGAAGAACGCCCGGGAGTTCATGAAGGACCTGTGGCCCTTGCTGCTGAGTGCCCAGGAGAACATTGCTGGCATCCCCTCTGCTTTTctggaacaaaagaaagaggaaatcaaacagAGACAG ATCGAACAGGAGAAGCTCGCTTCTCTGAAGAAGGTGGATGaagataaaaaggaaaaggacaaagacaacagagagagGGCTCAGTCAAAGAGCCCAAGAAG GAGGAAGACAAGGTCACCATCACCACGGCGAAGGTCACCAGTGAAGCGGGAAAGGAAACGCAGCCCATCACGATCCCCAAGACGCAAAGCCAGTCCAGTTAGTGGCAGTTCACCCCCTCCACCTCTGATGCAGCTACCGACAAAGCCTTCAGAGCAGCTTGTGGAGTCAGATACACCAGGAAGCGCCATGCCAGAACCAGTCATCCAAGAAGCATCTTCTACCTG tGATACAGTTGTGGAGGTGGTAAAAGCAGATTCTGTGACTGAGGTCAAAGAACCGTCTCCAGATAAAACTCATAAGAAAGAGGAAAGGCCGAGGTCTCGTGAAAGGGAGAAGGATACCAGGAGGGAAAGACCTCACCATCGCTCCCGCTCTCATTCCCGTTCTCGCAGGCGACGTTCCCGTTCTCG ATCTTTCTCCCCTCGTAGAAGACCAAGTCCCAGAAGGAGAATGTCTCCTCGTCGGAGGAGCCCCCCCAGACGTGGCCCCGCTGGctccagacacagacatagaCGCTCCCCCGTCCGCAG GAGGCGCTCTCGCTCTGCTTCATCATCTGGCAGCAGCTCTTCAGGCTCTCGCTCGCCTAAAAAAGCAATGAAAAGAATATCGAACACACCACCCAGAAAACCGATGCATCGTCCTGACACCTCCATTAGCCCTGCCGGGAAGGACAGGCGATCGTTGTCCCCTCGAGCAAGAAGGGGCCGGGGCTCTCCTTCCCCACCTAGGTCATCAG GTTTAAAGCGAAGACAAGGAGGAAGGGGTGATTCTCCACCTGATAATATCAAACCCAGACTGTCTGAAGGATCAGATTCAG AGGAGGATAAAAATGACAAAGGGGCAACAGCAGATTCGGTGCAGCAGCGGCGTCAGTATCGCAGGCAGAATCGACAGTCTTCTTCAG ATACAGGTTCATCCTCCTCAGAAGACGAGGGTCCCAAGAGGCCAGCAGCAGGACCAGGTGCCAGAAATGGTGAAGTGAGGAGGAGACGCAGCCGCACACCTTCCCCTCGGAGGCGACATAGAGATGTCTCTCCCAG AAAAAGAcgttctccatctcctccacgAAGACGTCGCTCCCCTTCACCACCACGGCGTCGCAGGTCACCATCTCCTCCTAGACGCAG GTCTCCATCCCCGCCACCCCGTCGTAGATCTGCATCCCCCAGGCGATATTCTCCCCCGATCCAGCGTCGATACAGCCCTTCCCCTTTACCTCTACAGAAGCGGAAACTTTCTAGTTCACCTCCAAAGCGCTCTTCTCCTGGAGCCAAGCGACGCTCCTCCAGGTCCCCTAAGCGCAGGAGCTCTCCTCCCCCAAGGAGGcgctcacctccctcctccatgTCTCCACCTAGACACAGGAGGAGTCCCATGTTGTCTTCTGCCAGGCCAGGCAGGGATACAAGATCTCCTCTTGAGGCCACCAGGCGCCGCTCCCCATCCCTTGGAAACCGCAGTCACAATATTAGGGGTTCCCGCAGTCCCCAGGGACGATTTGAAACCTCCAGTACGTCTCCATCTAACCAGCGAAGAAAGCAATCCCCTTCCCACAGTAGTAAACTCATCCGCAGAGTGTCCCGTACCCCAGAGCCACGCAACAACCAGAG ATCCTCTCCGAGCCCCCAGCCTTTGAGGAGAGTGTCCTCCAGATCTGTGTCTCCTCAACCAGCAGCTCAGAAACGGCCAGTGCCTGCTTCTGCCTCCCCCTCACCCTCTCGCTCTGCCAGTGCGTCTCCACCACCTGCCAAGAAGGCTAGTAGTGGTTCCGGCAGTCGATCGCCAAGCAAG ACTTCGGATGCTGAcaacagtggaaagaaaaagaagaagaagaaggaaaagaaacataagaaagagaagaaacacaagaagcaCAAGAAGCATAAGAAGGAGAAGAGTGCTGGCACTGCTGCTGGAGATGGACAAGAGAACCAggctgtggaggaggatggagagtCAAAAAAG GAATCCGACAGTGAAGTTGACGACAGCTTGGATGATCTGGAAAAGCACCTTAGAGAGAAGGCCCTGCGCTCCATGAGGAAGGCCCAGCTGTCTCCGTCACAGATGTCCTGA
- the srrm1 gene encoding serine/arginine repetitive matrix protein 1 isoform X2 has product MDAGFFRGTSAEQDNRFSNKQKKLLKQLKFAECLDKKVDMTKVNLEVIKPWITQRVTEILGFEDDVVIEFIFNQLDEKHPDSKMMQINLTGFLNGKNAREFMKDLWPLLLSAQENIAGIPSAFLEQKKEEIKQRQIEQEKLASLKKVDEDKKEKDKDNRERAQSKSPRRRKTRSPSPRRRSPVKRERKRSPSRSPRRKASPVSGSSPPPPLMQLPTKPSEQLVESDTPGSAMPEPVIQEASSTCDTVVEVVKADSVTEVKEPSPDKTHKKEERPRSREREKDTRRERPHHRSRSHSRSRRRRSRSRSFSPRRRPSPRRRMSPRRRSPPRRGPAGSRHRHRRSPVRRRRSRSASSSGSSSSGSRSPKKAMKRISNTPPRKPMHRPDTSISPAGKDRRSLSPRARRGRGSPSPPRSSGLKRRQGGRGDSPPDNIKPRLSEGSDSEEDKNDKGATADSVQQRRQYRRQNRQSSSGSSSSEDEGPKRPAAGPGARNGEVRRRRSRTPSPRRRHRDVSPRKRRSPSPPRRRRSPSPPRRRRSPSPPRRRSPSPPPRRRSASPRRYSPPIQRRYSPSPLPLQKRKLSSSPPKRSSPGAKRRSSRSPKRRSSPPPRRRSPPSSMSPPRHRRSPMLSSARPGRDTRSPLEATRRRSPSLGNRSHNIRGSRSPQGRFETSSTSPSNQRRKQSPSHSSKLIRRVSRTPEPRNNQRSSPSPQPLRRVSSRSVSPQPAAQKRPVPASASPSPSRSASASPPPAKKASSGSGSRSPSKTSDADNSGKKKKKKKEKKHKKEKKHKKHKKHKKEKSAGTAAGDGQENQAVEEDGESKKESDSEVDDSLDDLEKHLREKALRSMRKAQLSPSQMS; this is encoded by the exons ATGGACGCGGGATTTTTCCGC GGTACAAGTGCGGAGCAAGACAACCGTTTCAGCAACAAGCAGAAGAAACTGCTGAAGCAGCTGAAATTTGCAGAATGTCTGGACAAGAAG GTGGACATGACCAAAGTGAACCTAGAAGTCATCAAACCATGGATTACTCAGCGAGTGACAGAGATTCTCGGGTTCGAGGACGACGTCGTCATAGAGTTCATATTTAACCAGCTTGATGAAAAG cacCCGGATAGCAAAATGATGCAGATCAACCTGACAGGCTTCTTGAATGGGAAGAACGCCCGGGAGTTCATGAAGGACCTGTGGCCCTTGCTGCTGAGTGCCCAGGAGAACATTGCTGGCATCCCCTCTGCTTTTctggaacaaaagaaagaggaaatcaaacagAGACAG ATCGAACAGGAGAAGCTCGCTTCTCTGAAGAAGGTGGATGaagataaaaaggaaaaggacaaagacaacagagagagGGCTCAGTCAAAGAGCCCAAGAAG GAGGAAGACAAGGTCACCATCACCACGGCGAAGGTCACCAGTGAAGCGGGAAAGGAAACGCAGCCCATCACGATCCCCAAGACGCAAAGCCAGTCCAGTTAGTGGCAGTTCACCCCCTCCACCTCTGATGCAGCTACCGACAAAGCCTTCAGAGCAGCTTGTGGAGTCAGATACACCAGGAAGCGCCATGCCAGAACCAGTCATCCAAGAAGCATCTTCTACCTG tGATACAGTTGTGGAGGTGGTAAAAGCAGATTCTGTGACTGAGGTCAAAGAACCGTCTCCAGATAAAACTCATAAGAAAGAGGAAAGGCCGAGGTCTCGTGAAAGGGAGAAGGATACCAGGAGGGAAAGACCTCACCATCGCTCCCGCTCTCATTCCCGTTCTCGCAGGCGACGTTCCCGTTCTCG ATCTTTCTCCCCTCGTAGAAGACCAAGTCCCAGAAGGAGAATGTCTCCTCGTCGGAGGAGCCCCCCCAGACGTGGCCCCGCTGGctccagacacagacatagaCGCTCCCCCGTCCGCAG GAGGCGCTCTCGCTCTGCTTCATCATCTGGCAGCAGCTCTTCAGGCTCTCGCTCGCCTAAAAAAGCAATGAAAAGAATATCGAACACACCACCCAGAAAACCGATGCATCGTCCTGACACCTCCATTAGCCCTGCCGGGAAGGACAGGCGATCGTTGTCCCCTCGAGCAAGAAGGGGCCGGGGCTCTCCTTCCCCACCTAGGTCATCAG GTTTAAAGCGAAGACAAGGAGGAAGGGGTGATTCTCCACCTGATAATATCAAACCCAGACTGTCTGAAGGATCAGATTCAG AGGAGGATAAAAATGACAAAGGGGCAACAGCAGATTCGGTGCAGCAGCGGCGTCAGTATCGCAGGCAGAATCGACAGTCTTCTTCAG GTTCATCCTCCTCAGAAGACGAGGGTCCCAAGAGGCCAGCAGCAGGACCAGGTGCCAGAAATGGTGAAGTGAGGAGGAGACGCAGCCGCACACCTTCCCCTCGGAGGCGACATAGAGATGTCTCTCCCAG AAAAAGAcgttctccatctcctccacgAAGACGTCGCTCCCCTTCACCACCACGGCGTCGCAGGTCACCATCTCCTCCTAGACGCAG GTCTCCATCCCCGCCACCCCGTCGTAGATCTGCATCCCCCAGGCGATATTCTCCCCCGATCCAGCGTCGATACAGCCCTTCCCCTTTACCTCTACAGAAGCGGAAACTTTCTAGTTCACCTCCAAAGCGCTCTTCTCCTGGAGCCAAGCGACGCTCCTCCAGGTCCCCTAAGCGCAGGAGCTCTCCTCCCCCAAGGAGGcgctcacctccctcctccatgTCTCCACCTAGACACAGGAGGAGTCCCATGTTGTCTTCTGCCAGGCCAGGCAGGGATACAAGATCTCCTCTTGAGGCCACCAGGCGCCGCTCCCCATCCCTTGGAAACCGCAGTCACAATATTAGGGGTTCCCGCAGTCCCCAGGGACGATTTGAAACCTCCAGTACGTCTCCATCTAACCAGCGAAGAAAGCAATCCCCTTCCCACAGTAGTAAACTCATCCGCAGAGTGTCCCGTACCCCAGAGCCACGCAACAACCAGAG ATCCTCTCCGAGCCCCCAGCCTTTGAGGAGAGTGTCCTCCAGATCTGTGTCTCCTCAACCAGCAGCTCAGAAACGGCCAGTGCCTGCTTCTGCCTCCCCCTCACCCTCTCGCTCTGCCAGTGCGTCTCCACCACCTGCCAAGAAGGCTAGTAGTGGTTCCGGCAGTCGATCGCCAAGCAAG ACTTCGGATGCTGAcaacagtggaaagaaaaagaagaagaagaaggaaaagaaacataagaaagagaagaaacacaagaagcaCAAGAAGCATAAGAAGGAGAAGAGTGCTGGCACTGCTGCTGGAGATGGACAAGAGAACCAggctgtggaggaggatggagagtCAAAAAAG GAATCCGACAGTGAAGTTGACGACAGCTTGGATGATCTGGAAAAGCACCTTAGAGAGAAGGCCCTGCGCTCCATGAGGAAGGCCCAGCTGTCTCCGTCACAGATGTCCTGA
- the srrm1 gene encoding serine/arginine repetitive matrix protein 1 isoform X1, translated as MDAGFFRGTSAEQDNRFSNKQKKLLKQLKFAECLDKKVDMTKVNLEVIKPWITQRVTEILGFEDDVVIEFIFNQLDEKHPDSKMMQINLTGFLNGKNAREFMKDLWPLLLSAQENIAGIPSAFLEQKKEEIKQRQIEQEKLASLKKVDEDKKEKDKDNRERAQSKSPRRRKTRSPSPRRRSPVKRERKRSPSRSPRRKASPVSGSSPPPPLMQLPTKPSEQLVESDTPGSAMPEPVIQEASSTCDTVVEVVKADSVTEVKEPSPDKTHKKEERPRSREREKDTRRERPHHRSRSHSRSRRRRSRSRSFSPRRRPSPRRRMSPRRRSPPRRGPAGSRHRHRRSPVRRRRSRSASSSGSSSSGSRSPKKAMKRISNTPPRKPMHRPDTSISPAGKDRRSLSPRARRGRGSPSPPRSSGLKRRQGGRGDSPPDNIKPRLSEGSDSEEDKNDKGATADSVQQRRQYRRQNRQSSSDTGSSSSEDEGPKRPAAGPGARNGEVRRRRSRTPSPRRRHRDVSPRKRRSPSPPRRRRSPSPPRRRRSPSPPRRRSPSPPPRRRSASPRRYSPPIQRRYSPSPLPLQKRKLSSSPPKRSSPGAKRRSSRSPKRRSSPPPRRRSPPSSMSPPRHRRSPMLSSARPGRDTRSPLEATRRRSPSLGNRSHNIRGSRSPQGRFETSSTSPSNQRRKQSPSHSSKLIRRVSRTPEPRNNQRSSPSPQPLRRVSSRSVSPQPAAQKRPVPASASPSPSRSASASPPPAKKASSGSGSRSPSKTSDADNSGKKKKKKKEKKHKKEKKHKKHKKHKKEKSAGTAAGDGQENQAVEEDGESKKESDSEVDDSLDDLEKHLREKALRSMRKAQLSPSQMS; from the exons ATGGACGCGGGATTTTTCCGC GGTACAAGTGCGGAGCAAGACAACCGTTTCAGCAACAAGCAGAAGAAACTGCTGAAGCAGCTGAAATTTGCAGAATGTCTGGACAAGAAG GTGGACATGACCAAAGTGAACCTAGAAGTCATCAAACCATGGATTACTCAGCGAGTGACAGAGATTCTCGGGTTCGAGGACGACGTCGTCATAGAGTTCATATTTAACCAGCTTGATGAAAAG cacCCGGATAGCAAAATGATGCAGATCAACCTGACAGGCTTCTTGAATGGGAAGAACGCCCGGGAGTTCATGAAGGACCTGTGGCCCTTGCTGCTGAGTGCCCAGGAGAACATTGCTGGCATCCCCTCTGCTTTTctggaacaaaagaaagaggaaatcaaacagAGACAG ATCGAACAGGAGAAGCTCGCTTCTCTGAAGAAGGTGGATGaagataaaaaggaaaaggacaaagacaacagagagagGGCTCAGTCAAAGAGCCCAAGAAG GAGGAAGACAAGGTCACCATCACCACGGCGAAGGTCACCAGTGAAGCGGGAAAGGAAACGCAGCCCATCACGATCCCCAAGACGCAAAGCCAGTCCAGTTAGTGGCAGTTCACCCCCTCCACCTCTGATGCAGCTACCGACAAAGCCTTCAGAGCAGCTTGTGGAGTCAGATACACCAGGAAGCGCCATGCCAGAACCAGTCATCCAAGAAGCATCTTCTACCTG tGATACAGTTGTGGAGGTGGTAAAAGCAGATTCTGTGACTGAGGTCAAAGAACCGTCTCCAGATAAAACTCATAAGAAAGAGGAAAGGCCGAGGTCTCGTGAAAGGGAGAAGGATACCAGGAGGGAAAGACCTCACCATCGCTCCCGCTCTCATTCCCGTTCTCGCAGGCGACGTTCCCGTTCTCG ATCTTTCTCCCCTCGTAGAAGACCAAGTCCCAGAAGGAGAATGTCTCCTCGTCGGAGGAGCCCCCCCAGACGTGGCCCCGCTGGctccagacacagacatagaCGCTCCCCCGTCCGCAG GAGGCGCTCTCGCTCTGCTTCATCATCTGGCAGCAGCTCTTCAGGCTCTCGCTCGCCTAAAAAAGCAATGAAAAGAATATCGAACACACCACCCAGAAAACCGATGCATCGTCCTGACACCTCCATTAGCCCTGCCGGGAAGGACAGGCGATCGTTGTCCCCTCGAGCAAGAAGGGGCCGGGGCTCTCCTTCCCCACCTAGGTCATCAG GTTTAAAGCGAAGACAAGGAGGAAGGGGTGATTCTCCACCTGATAATATCAAACCCAGACTGTCTGAAGGATCAGATTCAG AGGAGGATAAAAATGACAAAGGGGCAACAGCAGATTCGGTGCAGCAGCGGCGTCAGTATCGCAGGCAGAATCGACAGTCTTCTTCAG ATACAGGTTCATCCTCCTCAGAAGACGAGGGTCCCAAGAGGCCAGCAGCAGGACCAGGTGCCAGAAATGGTGAAGTGAGGAGGAGACGCAGCCGCACACCTTCCCCTCGGAGGCGACATAGAGATGTCTCTCCCAG AAAAAGAcgttctccatctcctccacgAAGACGTCGCTCCCCTTCACCACCACGGCGTCGCAGGTCACCATCTCCTCCTAGACGCAG GTCTCCATCCCCGCCACCCCGTCGTAGATCTGCATCCCCCAGGCGATATTCTCCCCCGATCCAGCGTCGATACAGCCCTTCCCCTTTACCTCTACAGAAGCGGAAACTTTCTAGTTCACCTCCAAAGCGCTCTTCTCCTGGAGCCAAGCGACGCTCCTCCAGGTCCCCTAAGCGCAGGAGCTCTCCTCCCCCAAGGAGGcgctcacctccctcctccatgTCTCCACCTAGACACAGGAGGAGTCCCATGTTGTCTTCTGCCAGGCCAGGCAGGGATACAAGATCTCCTCTTGAGGCCACCAGGCGCCGCTCCCCATCCCTTGGAAACCGCAGTCACAATATTAGGGGTTCCCGCAGTCCCCAGGGACGATTTGAAACCTCCAGTACGTCTCCATCTAACCAGCGAAGAAAGCAATCCCCTTCCCACAGTAGTAAACTCATCCGCAGAGTGTCCCGTACCCCAGAGCCACGCAACAACCAGAG ATCCTCTCCGAGCCCCCAGCCTTTGAGGAGAGTGTCCTCCAGATCTGTGTCTCCTCAACCAGCAGCTCAGAAACGGCCAGTGCCTGCTTCTGCCTCCCCCTCACCCTCTCGCTCTGCCAGTGCGTCTCCACCACCTGCCAAGAAGGCTAGTAGTGGTTCCGGCAGTCGATCGCCAAGCAAG ACTTCGGATGCTGAcaacagtggaaagaaaaagaagaagaagaaggaaaagaaacataagaaagagaagaaacacaagaagcaCAAGAAGCATAAGAAGGAGAAGAGTGCTGGCACTGCTGCTGGAGATGGACAAGAGAACCAggctgtggaggaggatggagagtCAAAAAAG GAATCCGACAGTGAAGTTGACGACAGCTTGGATGATCTGGAAAAGCACCTTAGAGAGAAGGCCCTGCGCTCCATGAGGAAGGCCCAGCTGTCTCCGTCACAGATGTCCTGA
- the srrm1 gene encoding serine/arginine repetitive matrix protein 1 isoform X5 gives MMQINLTGFLNGKNAREFMKDLWPLLLSAQENIAGIPSAFLEQKKEEIKQRQIEQEKLASLKKVDEDKKEKDKDNRERAQSKSPRRRKTRSPSPRRRSPVKRERKRSPSRSPRRKASPVSGSSPPPPLMQLPTKPSEQLVESDTPGSAMPEPVIQEASSTCDTVVEVVKADSVTEVKEPSPDKTHKKEERPRSREREKDTRRERPHHRSRSHSRSRRRRSRSRSFSPRRRPSPRRRMSPRRRSPPRRGPAGSRHRHRRSPVRRRRSRSASSSGSSSSGSRSPKKAMKRISNTPPRKPMHRPDTSISPAGKDRRSLSPRARRGRGSPSPPRSSGLKRRQGGRGDSPPDNIKPRLSEGSDSEEDKNDKGATADSVQQRRQYRRQNRQSSSDTGSSSSEDEGPKRPAAGPGARNGEVRRRRSRTPSPRRRHRDVSPRKRRSPSPPRRRRSPSPPRRRRSPSPPRRRSPSPPPRRRSASPRRYSPPIQRRYSPSPLPLQKRKLSSSPPKRSSPGAKRRSSRSPKRRSSPPPRRRSPPSSMSPPRHRRSPMLSSARPGRDTRSPLEATRRRSPSLGNRSHNIRGSRSPQGRFETSSTSPSNQRRKQSPSHSSKLIRRVSRTPEPRNNQRSSPSPQPLRRVSSRSVSPQPAAQKRPVPASASPSPSRSASASPPPAKKASSGSGSRSPSKTSDADNSGKKKKKKKEKKHKKEKKHKKHKKHKKEKSAGTAAGDGQENQAVEEDGESKKESDSEVDDSLDDLEKHLREKALRSMRKAQLSPSQMS, from the exons ATGATGCAGATCAACCTGACAGGCTTCTTGAATGGGAAGAACGCCCGGGAGTTCATGAAGGACCTGTGGCCCTTGCTGCTGAGTGCCCAGGAGAACATTGCTGGCATCCCCTCTGCTTTTctggaacaaaagaaagaggaaatcaaacagAGACAG ATCGAACAGGAGAAGCTCGCTTCTCTGAAGAAGGTGGATGaagataaaaaggaaaaggacaaagacaacagagagagGGCTCAGTCAAAGAGCCCAAGAAG GAGGAAGACAAGGTCACCATCACCACGGCGAAGGTCACCAGTGAAGCGGGAAAGGAAACGCAGCCCATCACGATCCCCAAGACGCAAAGCCAGTCCAGTTAGTGGCAGTTCACCCCCTCCACCTCTGATGCAGCTACCGACAAAGCCTTCAGAGCAGCTTGTGGAGTCAGATACACCAGGAAGCGCCATGCCAGAACCAGTCATCCAAGAAGCATCTTCTACCTG tGATACAGTTGTGGAGGTGGTAAAAGCAGATTCTGTGACTGAGGTCAAAGAACCGTCTCCAGATAAAACTCATAAGAAAGAGGAAAGGCCGAGGTCTCGTGAAAGGGAGAAGGATACCAGGAGGGAAAGACCTCACCATCGCTCCCGCTCTCATTCCCGTTCTCGCAGGCGACGTTCCCGTTCTCG ATCTTTCTCCCCTCGTAGAAGACCAAGTCCCAGAAGGAGAATGTCTCCTCGTCGGAGGAGCCCCCCCAGACGTGGCCCCGCTGGctccagacacagacatagaCGCTCCCCCGTCCGCAG GAGGCGCTCTCGCTCTGCTTCATCATCTGGCAGCAGCTCTTCAGGCTCTCGCTCGCCTAAAAAAGCAATGAAAAGAATATCGAACACACCACCCAGAAAACCGATGCATCGTCCTGACACCTCCATTAGCCCTGCCGGGAAGGACAGGCGATCGTTGTCCCCTCGAGCAAGAAGGGGCCGGGGCTCTCCTTCCCCACCTAGGTCATCAG GTTTAAAGCGAAGACAAGGAGGAAGGGGTGATTCTCCACCTGATAATATCAAACCCAGACTGTCTGAAGGATCAGATTCAG AGGAGGATAAAAATGACAAAGGGGCAACAGCAGATTCGGTGCAGCAGCGGCGTCAGTATCGCAGGCAGAATCGACAGTCTTCTTCAG ATACAGGTTCATCCTCCTCAGAAGACGAGGGTCCCAAGAGGCCAGCAGCAGGACCAGGTGCCAGAAATGGTGAAGTGAGGAGGAGACGCAGCCGCACACCTTCCCCTCGGAGGCGACATAGAGATGTCTCTCCCAG AAAAAGAcgttctccatctcctccacgAAGACGTCGCTCCCCTTCACCACCACGGCGTCGCAGGTCACCATCTCCTCCTAGACGCAG GTCTCCATCCCCGCCACCCCGTCGTAGATCTGCATCCCCCAGGCGATATTCTCCCCCGATCCAGCGTCGATACAGCCCTTCCCCTTTACCTCTACAGAAGCGGAAACTTTCTAGTTCACCTCCAAAGCGCTCTTCTCCTGGAGCCAAGCGACGCTCCTCCAGGTCCCCTAAGCGCAGGAGCTCTCCTCCCCCAAGGAGGcgctcacctccctcctccatgTCTCCACCTAGACACAGGAGGAGTCCCATGTTGTCTTCTGCCAGGCCAGGCAGGGATACAAGATCTCCTCTTGAGGCCACCAGGCGCCGCTCCCCATCCCTTGGAAACCGCAGTCACAATATTAGGGGTTCCCGCAGTCCCCAGGGACGATTTGAAACCTCCAGTACGTCTCCATCTAACCAGCGAAGAAAGCAATCCCCTTCCCACAGTAGTAAACTCATCCGCAGAGTGTCCCGTACCCCAGAGCCACGCAACAACCAGAG ATCCTCTCCGAGCCCCCAGCCTTTGAGGAGAGTGTCCTCCAGATCTGTGTCTCCTCAACCAGCAGCTCAGAAACGGCCAGTGCCTGCTTCTGCCTCCCCCTCACCCTCTCGCTCTGCCAGTGCGTCTCCACCACCTGCCAAGAAGGCTAGTAGTGGTTCCGGCAGTCGATCGCCAAGCAAG ACTTCGGATGCTGAcaacagtggaaagaaaaagaagaagaagaaggaaaagaaacataagaaagagaagaaacacaagaagcaCAAGAAGCATAAGAAGGAGAAGAGTGCTGGCACTGCTGCTGGAGATGGACAAGAGAACCAggctgtggaggaggatggagagtCAAAAAAG GAATCCGACAGTGAAGTTGACGACAGCTTGGATGATCTGGAAAAGCACCTTAGAGAGAAGGCCCTGCGCTCCATGAGGAAGGCCCAGCTGTCTCCGTCACAGATGTCCTGA